A region from the Halomonas piscis genome encodes:
- a CDS encoding sulfite oxidase — MKKRPSDDARTRGIHELYAEDPEAADRQLWDREVDPTSRRGFLKRSSLLAMAAAVGGSIPFADRMPGGLIPAALAQSDESFELEGKDGLTVLNDRPINAETPPHLLDDDVTPARHMFVRNNGIPPAIEDIDADSWELEIGGESCENPQSFTIAELKERFEHHTYQLTVECGGNGRHEYVPSASGNQWTTGAVACPTFTGVRLRDVLEACGIADDAVYTGYYGADSHASGDPDRDPISRGVPIDKALEDESLIAWAMNGEDIPYLNGYPLRVVCGGWPGSVSGKWLKRIVIRNQKHDGTKMAPPSYSVPKHPVAPGSEVPDEDFVTIHSMPVKSLVTFPESGTEQSLDDPMTVRGHAWAGDLSVKEVHVSIDFGATWQKAELKDAPNRLAWQRWTASVEFPEQGYFEIWARATDENGRSQPMVVPGWNPKGYLNNACHRIAVQVA, encoded by the coding sequence ATGAAGAAACGCCCCTCTGACGACGCCAGGACCCGCGGCATCCACGAGCTTTATGCCGAAGACCCCGAAGCGGCCGACAGGCAGCTATGGGATCGCGAGGTCGATCCCACCAGCCGCCGCGGCTTTTTGAAGCGCTCAAGCCTGCTGGCCATGGCCGCCGCGGTGGGCGGCTCTATTCCCTTTGCCGACCGCATGCCCGGCGGCCTGATTCCGGCAGCGCTGGCCCAGAGCGACGAGTCGTTCGAGCTGGAAGGCAAGGACGGCCTGACCGTGCTCAACGACCGGCCGATCAACGCCGAAACGCCGCCCCACCTGCTTGACGACGACGTCACGCCGGCCAGGCACATGTTCGTGCGCAACAACGGTATCCCCCCGGCCATTGAGGATATCGACGCCGACAGCTGGGAGCTCGAAATCGGTGGCGAATCGTGCGAAAACCCGCAAAGCTTTACCATTGCCGAGCTCAAGGAGCGTTTCGAACACCATACCTATCAGCTCACCGTGGAATGCGGCGGCAACGGCCGCCACGAATACGTGCCCTCGGCCAGCGGCAACCAGTGGACCACCGGCGCGGTCGCCTGCCCGACCTTCACCGGCGTACGCCTGCGCGACGTGCTGGAAGCCTGCGGCATCGCCGACGACGCCGTTTATACCGGCTACTACGGCGCCGACAGCCACGCCAGCGGCGATCCCGACCGCGATCCCATTTCCCGAGGCGTGCCCATCGACAAGGCGCTGGAAGACGAGTCGCTGATCGCCTGGGCGATGAACGGCGAGGACATCCCCTACCTCAACGGCTACCCGCTGCGCGTGGTCTGCGGCGGCTGGCCGGGGTCGGTGTCCGGCAAGTGGCTCAAGCGCATCGTGATTCGCAACCAGAAGCACGACGGCACCAAGATGGCGCCGCCCTCCTACAGCGTCCCCAAGCACCCGGTGGCGCCGGGCAGCGAAGTGCCGGACGAGGACTTCGTCACCATTCACTCGATGCCGGTGAAATCGCTGGTGACCTTCCCCGAATCCGGCACCGAGCAGTCGCTCGACGACCCGATGACGGTACGCGGCCACGCCTGGGCCGGCGACCTGAGCGTCAAGGAGGTGCATGTCTCCATCGACTTCGGCGCCACCTGGCAAAAGGCCGAACTGAAGGATGCGCCCAACCGCCTGGCCTGGCAGCGCTGGACCGCCTCGGTGGAGTTTCCCGAACAGGGCTATTTTGAAATCTGGGCCAGGGCCACCGACGAGAACGGACGCTCCCAGCCGATGGTCGTCCCCGGCTGGAACCCCAAGGGCTATCTCAACAACGCCTGCCATCGCATCGCGGTCCAGGTGGCCTAG
- a CDS encoding bifunctional 4-hydroxy-2-oxoglutarate aldolase/2-dehydro-3-deoxy-phosphogluconate aldolase — protein sequence MMDKQLPSTRTAELDSICLKAEVLPVITVERLEDAVPVARALYDGGLPVLEVALRSGCALDAVTRIREALPGASVGVGTVLTPAQYRQAEQAGADFVATPGTTEALYRHGMASPVPMLPGIASVSEVMAGWQYGYRRFKFFPAEASGGVAALRAFSAPLAEARFCPTGGIRLDNAGDYLALDNVMCVGGSWLTPRALIDAEDWAGIERLAREAAERFHHQAR from the coding sequence ATGATGGATAAACAGCTACCCTCGACCCGTACCGCCGAGCTTGACAGCATCTGCCTGAAGGCCGAAGTGCTCCCGGTGATCACCGTGGAGCGGCTGGAAGACGCCGTGCCCGTGGCCCGAGCCCTTTACGACGGCGGCTTGCCGGTGCTGGAAGTGGCGCTGCGCAGCGGCTGCGCGCTGGATGCCGTCACGCGCATTCGCGAAGCGCTGCCCGGCGCCAGCGTCGGCGTGGGCACGGTGCTCACCCCGGCCCAGTACCGCCAGGCCGAACAGGCGGGGGCGGATTTCGTGGCCACGCCGGGCACCACCGAGGCGCTTTATCGTCACGGGATGGCAAGCCCGGTGCCCATGCTGCCGGGCATTGCCAGCGTCTCCGAAGTGATGGCCGGGTGGCAGTACGGCTACCGCCGCTTCAAGTTCTTCCCGGCCGAGGCCAGCGGCGGAGTCGCCGCGCTCAGAGCCTTCAGCGCGCCGCTTGCCGAGGCGCGCTTTTGCCCGACCGGCGGTATCCGCCTGGATAACGCCGGCGATTATCTGGCGCTGGACAACGTCATGTGCGTGGGCGGCTCCTGGCTTACGCCCCGGGCGCTGATCGACGCCGAAGACTGGGCCGGCATCGAGCGGCTGGCCCGGGAGGCCGCCGAGCGCTTCCACCATCAGGCCCGCTGA
- a CDS encoding rhomboid family intramembrane serine protease: protein MQPVMLLPLDADTRPLRQALWQHRIGHRITRETEGQLLWLADPAHHAALNEVVGRWQRGESLTPAPERRQSGRSGLTALTRRVPVTATTLGLCLIIFALIGVLGDWLIVQLTIVPIGIAGEDLVYGTLGQGLAGGQLWRLISPAFLHFGWMHLIFNLMWVWFFGRQVEVLQGSRWMLALVLAAGVGANLAQYATGTALFGGMSGVVYALLGHVWIMSRRRPNSGFFVPAMLVVFMLGWMVFTMTAMAEQVGFGNVANEAHLGGLLVGLATGWFASSRR, encoded by the coding sequence ATGCAGCCCGTCATGCTATTGCCCCTCGACGCCGATACTCGCCCGCTGCGCCAGGCCCTCTGGCAGCACCGCATCGGCCATCGCATTACCCGGGAAACCGAAGGGCAGCTTTTGTGGCTGGCTGATCCGGCACACCACGCGGCGCTCAATGAGGTGGTCGGGCGTTGGCAGCGCGGCGAGTCGCTGACGCCGGCCCCCGAGCGGCGCCAGTCGGGACGCTCGGGGCTCACCGCGCTGACAAGGCGTGTGCCGGTGACGGCGACGACGCTCGGCCTGTGCCTGATCATCTTTGCGCTGATCGGGGTGCTTGGCGACTGGCTGATTGTTCAGCTGACCATCGTGCCGATCGGTATCGCCGGGGAAGACCTGGTGTACGGCACGCTGGGTCAGGGGCTTGCCGGCGGCCAGCTATGGCGGCTGATTTCCCCCGCCTTTCTGCACTTTGGCTGGATGCACCTGATTTTCAATCTGATGTGGGTGTGGTTTTTCGGCCGTCAGGTCGAAGTGCTGCAGGGCAGCCGCTGGATGCTGGCGCTGGTGCTGGCGGCAGGCGTCGGCGCCAACCTGGCCCAGTACGCTACGGGCACGGCGCTGTTCGGCGGCATGTCCGGCGTGGTCTATGCGCTGCTGGGCCACGTCTGGATCATGTCGCGGCGGAGGCCAAACAGCGGGTTTTTCGTGCCTGCCATGCTGGTGGTCTTCATGCTGGGCTGGATGGTGTTCACCATGACCGCCATGGCCGAGCAGGTCGGATTTGGCAACGTGGCTAACGAAGCTCACCTGGGCGGGCTGCTGGTAGGGCTGGCCACCGGCTGGTTCGCCTCGTCGCGGCGCTGA
- a CDS encoding metallophosphoesterase, with amino-acid sequence MGKTPQGRPRLEGYDLIGDVHGCGATLVTLLEKLGYELRGGVYRHPRRKVIFLGDLIDRGPRIRLAVTVARRMVEEGEAHIVMGNHEYNALAYSYPAPPGSGKRWLREHTPRNNRLIRETLEQYYDYTNEWEDTLAWFKTIPLCLEIDGIRVVHACWDHGLIERLTRRRPDACMDDAFLEESTDASTDAFAILDRLTRGANIPLPRGIKIHSGDGFTRSSFRAHFWSEDPVVWGDVVFQPDNLPGDLESRLLEPGERRRLSYYGSDQPPLFIGHYWCEGVPSLPTHNIACLDYSAVKYGRLVAYRWSGEQTLNADRFVWVRVPREESLLSG; translated from the coding sequence ATGGGCAAGACTCCGCAGGGCAGGCCGCGGCTTGAAGGCTATGACTTGATCGGTGACGTTCACGGCTGCGGCGCCACCCTGGTCACGCTGCTGGAAAAGCTCGGCTATGAGCTGCGCGGCGGCGTATACCGCCACCCCCGACGCAAGGTGATCTTTCTCGGCGACTTGATTGACCGCGGGCCGCGCATCCGCCTGGCCGTCACCGTGGCCCGGCGCATGGTCGAAGAGGGCGAAGCCCATATCGTCATGGGCAACCACGAATACAACGCCCTGGCCTACAGCTACCCCGCGCCGCCCGGTAGCGGCAAGCGCTGGCTGCGCGAGCACACCCCGCGCAACAACCGCCTGATCCGCGAAACCCTGGAGCAGTACTACGACTACACTAACGAGTGGGAAGACACTCTGGCCTGGTTCAAGACCATCCCGCTGTGTCTGGAAATCGACGGCATCCGCGTGGTTCACGCCTGCTGGGACCATGGCCTGATCGAGCGGCTGACAAGGCGCCGCCCGGATGCCTGCATGGATGACGCCTTTCTGGAAGAGTCCACCGATGCCTCCACCGACGCCTTCGCCATTCTCGATCGCCTGACGCGCGGCGCCAACATACCGCTGCCCCGGGGCATCAAGATCCACTCCGGCGACGGCTTTACGCGCAGCAGCTTTCGCGCCCACTTCTGGAGCGAAGACCCCGTGGTGTGGGGCGACGTGGTGTTTCAGCCGGACAACCTGCCCGGCGATCTGGAGTCGCGGCTGCTGGAACCCGGCGAGCGCCGCCGCCTGAGCTACTACGGCAGCGATCAGCCGCCGCTATTTATCGGCCACTACTGGTGCGAAGGCGTGCCTTCGCTGCCGACCCACAACATTGCCTGCCTGGACTACAGCGCGGTGAAATACGGTCGCCTGGTCGCCTACCGCTGGAGCGGCGAGCAGACGCTCAACGCCGACCGTTTCGTCTGGGTGCGAGTCCCCCGGGAAGAGAGCCTGCTGTCGGGCTGA
- a CDS encoding CBS domain-containing protein has protein sequence MLKASAETVLSIMSRDCYRVTLDTPITTLARGLTLHRLPGAPVVDEADRLVGFISEQDVLGQILDSVYHDDEAPPVSELMRSDVLSVSPDKSIIDLAQEMLGAKPKIYPVVEQDRLVGMVTRRDVLMALLAAHGR, from the coding sequence ATGCTAAAGGCCTCTGCGGAAACGGTTCTCAGCATCATGTCCCGGGACTGCTACCGGGTGACACTGGACACCCCCATCACCACGCTTGCACGGGGGCTCACGCTTCACCGCCTTCCCGGCGCCCCGGTGGTCGACGAGGCCGACCGCCTGGTGGGGTTCATTTCCGAACAGGACGTGCTCGGCCAGATACTCGACAGCGTGTATCACGACGACGAAGCGCCGCCGGTCAGCGAGCTGATGCGCAGCGACGTGCTGAGCGTGTCGCCGGACAAGAGCATCATCGACCTGGCCCAGGAAATGCTGGGTGCCAAGCCCAAGATCTACCCGGTGGTTGAGCAGGACCGGCTGGTGGGCATGGTGACCCGGCGCGATGTCCTCATGGCCTTGCTTGCCGCGCACGGCCGCTAA
- the cobT gene encoding nicotinate-nucleotide--dimethylbenzimidazole phosphoribosyltransferase — MPPLSAAPAFRALAARVRPVERKVGDAVRAYLDTLTKPPGSLGDLEALAVQLGEITGRAKPEVSPPACIVFAADHGVAAEGVSAFGQDVTAQMVANFAAGGAAINAFAAQINARLEVVNVGVAGDVEAPGVVNARVRRGTASMLRGPAMSREDAAASLNVGVDAAERALDAGCRCLIVGDMGIANTTAASAVLAVLSGQPAARLVGTGTGIDQAKLAHKISVIERAIEARPTDAGSPLDVLASVGGLEIGAMAGAYIAGAARGVPCVVDGFIATVAALLADRLCPEVRGYLIFGHRSAEPGHEVALEVLHAEPLLALGMRLGEGTGAALAFPLLKAACAMLAEMATFGDAGVDDTRS; from the coding sequence ATGCCCCCTTTATCCGCCGCGCCCGCGTTCAGAGCGCTGGCCGCGCGCGTTCGCCCCGTTGAGCGCAAGGTCGGAGACGCCGTCCGCGCCTATCTGGATACCCTGACCAAGCCGCCGGGCAGCCTCGGCGATCTGGAGGCGCTGGCCGTACAGCTGGGTGAAATCACCGGCCGGGCCAAACCCGAGGTGAGCCCGCCGGCCTGTATTGTGTTCGCCGCCGATCACGGCGTGGCCGCCGAGGGCGTTTCCGCCTTTGGCCAGGACGTCACCGCGCAGATGGTCGCCAACTTTGCCGCCGGCGGCGCGGCCATCAACGCCTTTGCCGCCCAGATCAACGCGCGTCTTGAAGTGGTCAATGTCGGCGTGGCGGGCGACGTGGAGGCGCCGGGCGTGGTCAACGCCAGGGTGCGTCGGGGGACGGCCAGCATGCTCCGCGGCCCGGCCATGAGCCGGGAGGACGCCGCCGCCTCTCTGAACGTCGGCGTTGACGCCGCCGAGCGCGCGCTGGATGCCGGCTGCCGCTGCCTGATCGTGGGCGACATGGGCATCGCCAACACCACAGCGGCAAGCGCGGTGCTCGCGGTGCTGTCCGGCCAGCCGGCGGCGCGGCTGGTAGGCACCGGGACCGGCATCGACCAGGCGAAGCTGGCGCACAAGATCAGCGTGATCGAGCGCGCCATTGAAGCCCGCCCGACTGATGCCGGCAGCCCGCTTGACGTGCTGGCAAGCGTGGGCGGGCTGGAGATCGGCGCCATGGCCGGCGCCTATATCGCCGGCGCGGCGCGGGGCGTGCCCTGCGTGGTCGACGGCTTTATTGCCACCGTGGCTGCGCTGCTTGCCGACAGGCTCTGCCCCGAGGTTCGCGGCTACCTGATCTTTGGCCACCGCAGCGCCGAGCCCGGCCACGAAGTTGCCCTTGAGGTGCTGCACGCCGAACCGCTGCTGGCGTTGGGCATGCGCCTGGGGGAGGGCACCGGTGCGGCCCTGGCGTTCCCGCTGCTAAAGGCCGCCTGCGCCATGCTCGCGGAAATGGCGACCTTCGGCGACGCCGGCGTGGACGACACCCGCTCGTGA
- a CDS encoding DUF2797 domain-containing protein, with protein MPPVAVDDGRVETLLGGLSKMAAAPDAQGRVEYGLRVGGGEASLNERIGTPLRLEWQGAIHCVHCGRHTRKSYGQGHCYPCFKRLARCDMCIVKPELCHYFQGTCREPEWGEAHCFTPHQVYLANASGLKVGITRKTQLPTRWLDQGAIQGLPILEVASRQQAGFVEVLLKEAVSDRTNWRAMLRGEVDTLDLYAERDRLLEQFRPGLDALREIHGDDAIRRLDAKAQTFGYPVRAFPHKVASHNLDKAPLVEGVLEGIKGQYLLLDTGVINLRKYTGYQVRATLAG; from the coding sequence ATGCCACCCGTGGCCGTTGACGACGGCAGGGTCGAAACGCTGCTCGGAGGCCTGAGCAAAATGGCAGCCGCGCCGGACGCTCAGGGCCGAGTGGAATACGGCCTGCGCGTCGGCGGGGGAGAAGCCAGTCTCAATGAGCGTATCGGCACGCCGCTGCGCCTTGAGTGGCAGGGTGCCATTCACTGCGTTCACTGCGGGCGGCACACCCGGAAAAGCTACGGTCAGGGCCACTGCTACCCCTGCTTCAAGCGCCTGGCACGGTGCGACATGTGCATCGTCAAACCCGAGCTGTGCCACTATTTTCAAGGTACCTGCCGCGAGCCCGAGTGGGGCGAAGCACACTGCTTTACGCCTCATCAGGTGTACCTGGCCAATGCCTCCGGGCTCAAGGTGGGCATCACCCGCAAGACCCAGCTGCCCACTCGCTGGCTGGATCAGGGCGCCATCCAGGGCCTGCCGATACTGGAAGTGGCCAGCCGCCAGCAGGCCGGGTTTGTCGAGGTTCTGCTCAAGGAGGCGGTCTCCGACCGCACCAACTGGCGCGCCATGCTCAGAGGCGAGGTGGATACCCTTGATCTTTATGCCGAGCGCGATCGACTGCTCGAGCAGTTCCGCCCGGGGCTTGACGCGCTGCGCGAGATCCACGGCGATGACGCCATTCGCCGGCTGGATGCCAAAGCCCAGACGTTTGGCTATCCGGTCAGGGCGTTTCCCCACAAGGTAGCTTCGCACAACCTGGACAAGGCCCCGCTGGTGGAGGGCGTGCTTGAGGGCATCAAGGGGCAGTATCTGCTGCTCGATACCGGGGTGATCAACCTGCGCAAATACACCGGTTACCAGGTGCGCGCCACCCTGGCGGGATGA
- a CDS encoding YeaC family protein yields MSDMTFDKMIRQMTPTLYASLKEAVALGKWPDGRRLTAEQTELCLEAVMRYEVESGVPEDQRVGYLSRRTCGAGSDGSGVSPAMAGLGEDATRGR; encoded by the coding sequence ATGAGTGACATGACCTTTGACAAAATGATCCGCCAGATGACGCCGACTCTATACGCCAGCCTCAAGGAGGCGGTGGCGCTGGGCAAATGGCCCGACGGCAGACGCCTGACGGCCGAGCAGACCGAGCTGTGCCTGGAGGCGGTGATGCGCTACGAAGTGGAGAGCGGCGTTCCCGAGGATCAGCGCGTCGGCTACCTGAGCCGTCGTACCTGCGGGGCCGGAAGCGACGGCAGCGGCGTTTCGCCGGCAATGGCCGGCCTTGGCGAGGATGCCACCCGTGGCCGTTGA
- a CDS encoding EamA family transporter: protein MGYLVGVTGLWAFSFSLIGAYLAGQVDSYFAVLVRVTLAALVFLPFLRPARLTGGKRLALMAVGALQLGVMYLFFYSSFLLLSVPEVLLFTIFTPLYIALLDDALFKRFTPLYLLTALMAVAGAAVIRYDGISRDFWLGFAVVQGANLCFALGQVGYRRLAVSLPENLAWHSVFGWFFLGALAVALPAFVLLGDASALPRTSTQWLVLGWLGLAASGGGYFLWNRGAVRVNAGVLAIMNNALVPAGLVVNLLLWNREAELDRLALGGAIIAASLWLNQRYYRRHW, encoded by the coding sequence TTGGGCTATCTTGTCGGCGTGACCGGGCTATGGGCGTTTTCCTTTTCGCTGATCGGTGCCTATCTCGCCGGCCAGGTCGACAGCTACTTCGCCGTGCTGGTGCGGGTAACGCTTGCCGCGCTGGTGTTTCTGCCGTTTCTGCGCCCGGCACGGCTGACCGGAGGCAAACGGCTGGCGCTGATGGCCGTGGGCGCGCTGCAGCTGGGCGTGATGTATCTGTTTTTCTACTCGTCGTTTCTGCTGCTCAGCGTGCCCGAGGTGCTGCTGTTCACGATATTCACCCCGCTTTATATTGCCCTGCTCGACGATGCGCTGTTCAAGCGTTTTACCCCGCTTTATCTGCTGACTGCGCTGATGGCCGTGGCGGGCGCGGCGGTCATCCGCTACGACGGCATCAGCCGCGATTTCTGGCTCGGCTTCGCCGTGGTACAGGGGGCCAATCTGTGCTTTGCGCTGGGCCAGGTGGGTTACCGGCGGCTGGCCGTCTCGCTACCGGAAAACCTTGCCTGGCACAGCGTTTTCGGCTGGTTTTTCCTCGGCGCGCTGGCGGTGGCGCTGCCGGCCTTCGTGCTGCTGGGCGACGCCTCGGCGCTGCCGCGCACCTCGACCCAGTGGCTGGTGCTCGGGTGGCTGGGGCTTGCCGCCTCGGGCGGCGGCTACTTTCTCTGGAATCGGGGTGCCGTCAGGGTCAACGCCGGGGTGCTGGCGATCATGAACAATGCCCTGGTGCCGGCCGGGCTGGTGGTCAATCTGCTGCTGTGGAACCGCGAGGCCGAGCTTGACCGGCTGGCGCTGGGAGGGGCGATCATTGCCGCCTCCCTGTGGCTGAACCAGCGGTATTATCGCCGGCACTGGTAG
- a CDS encoding NAD(+) kinase, with protein MTDTATATGAPGAPGGARPFTTIGLIGRLGSDKVVDSLKRLIRYLGERDYRVVVEDRTATVIPDHGMPETSRRALGELCDLVIVIGGDGSLLGAARTLCETGTLLLGVNRGRLGFLTDISPVELEERVGEVLAGHFEREERFLLEAELYRNGVAVGHGEALNEIVVHSGKAVRMIEFELFVDGQFVYSQRSDGLIVATPTGSTAYALAGGGPIMHPRLEAVTLVPMFPHTLSSRPVVLDAASEIRIHIGETNLVYPHVSCDGQTRAVAKPDDVLVIRRKPERVQLAHPLGHNFYEVLRSKLGWSHRLGD; from the coding sequence ATGACTGACACAGCCACTGCTACCGGCGCCCCGGGCGCTCCCGGCGGCGCCCGGCCTTTTACCACCATCGGCCTGATTGGCCGGCTGGGCAGCGACAAGGTCGTCGACTCTTTAAAGCGCCTGATTCGCTACCTTGGCGAGCGCGACTACCGCGTGGTGGTCGAGGACCGCACGGCCACGGTGATACCGGACCACGGCATGCCGGAAACCAGCCGCCGGGCGCTGGGCGAGCTGTGCGATCTGGTCATCGTCATCGGCGGGGACGGCAGCCTTTTGGGGGCGGCGCGCACGCTGTGCGAAACCGGTACGCTGCTGCTGGGCGTCAACCGCGGCCGGCTCGGGTTTCTGACCGATATTTCCCCCGTGGAGCTGGAAGAGCGAGTGGGCGAGGTGCTGGCCGGCCATTTCGAGCGCGAAGAGCGCTTTCTGCTGGAAGCCGAGCTTTACCGCAACGGCGTGGCGGTGGGCCACGGCGAGGCGCTCAACGAGATCGTGGTGCACTCGGGCAAGGCCGTGCGCATGATCGAGTTCGAGCTGTTCGTGGACGGTCAGTTTGTCTACAGCCAGCGCAGCGACGGCCTGATTGTCGCCACGCCCACGGGGTCCACGGCCTATGCGCTGGCCGGCGGCGGGCCGATCATGCACCCCAGGCTGGAAGCGGTCACCCTGGTACCGATGTTTCCGCATACGCTGTCGAGCCGGCCGGTGGTGCTCGACGCCGCCAGCGAGATACGCATTCACATCGGCGAGACCAACCTGGTCTATCCCCATGTCAGCTGCGACGGCCAGACCCGCGCCGTGGCCAAGCCCGACGACGTGCTGGTCATCAGGCGCAAGCCCGAACGGGTGCAGCTGGCGCATCCGCTGGGCCACAACTTTTACGAAGTGTTGCGCAGCAAACTGGGCTGGAGCCACCGGCTGGGAGACTGA
- a CDS encoding YqaE/Pmp3 family membrane protein, whose protein sequence is MDAREYLSRKGVALDSDPDRTNTLEEKAWERARQAGQHRPKTGTPHDWEDWERYHGELAEGAASLEQKIDREAHREQEQEPVEPPPSVDERPDAGASEAASTAPKPASAAVGHFTPPAPEQAFELEMPDVPEKREPAVLNAAYAALAVLLPPLAVGLSGGNGRRVAISAALTLLLWIPGVIYAIAWLRRP, encoded by the coding sequence ATGGACGCACGCGAGTATTTAAGCCGCAAAGGCGTGGCGCTGGACAGTGATCCGGATCGCACCAACACCCTGGAAGAAAAAGCCTGGGAGCGTGCCCGGCAGGCCGGGCAGCATCGTCCCAAAACGGGAACGCCCCACGACTGGGAAGATTGGGAGCGCTATCACGGTGAGCTGGCCGAAGGCGCCGCTTCTCTGGAGCAGAAAATCGACCGCGAAGCGCATCGCGAGCAGGAACAGGAGCCGGTCGAGCCGCCGCCATCGGTAGACGAGCGCCCCGATGCGGGCGCCAGCGAGGCCGCCAGCACAGCGCCAAAGCCGGCCAGCGCCGCAGTGGGGCACTTTACCCCGCCCGCGCCCGAGCAGGCTTTTGAGCTTGAAATGCCCGACGTGCCCGAGAAGCGCGAACCGGCCGTGCTGAACGCTGCCTATGCGGCACTGGCGGTGCTGCTGCCGCCGCTGGCCGTGGGGCTTAGCGGCGGCAACGGCCGGCGCGTGGCGATCAGCGCGGCGCTGACGCTGCTGCTATGGATACCCGGGGTTATTTATGCCATTGCCTGGCTGCGCCGGCCCTGA